GGTAGATGCGGTCGACGCGGGGCAGGGCGTCGGCGTACACGCGGCTGCCGCCGCCGATGAACACCTGGTCGGTGGGCCCGCCGATGCGGTGGGCGGTCTGGATCGCGTCGTCCAGGCTGGTCGCGGTGAGCACCTGGGTGCCCGGCTTGAGGTCGTCCGGGACCGACACCTCGTCGGGGCTGCTGGTCAGCACGATCGAAGTGCGGCCCGGCAGCGGGCGGTCGTGCGACTCGTAGGTCTTGCGGCCCTGGATGATGCAGTGCCCGATGGTGTGCCCGCGGAACCACTTCAGGTCGGCCGGCAGCCGCCACGGCAGCCCGCCGTCCTGACCGATGACGTTGTTCTCACTGGCGGCGGTGATGATGGAGAGTTTCATAGCAAGCTGTAGCGTGCGGAGTGGATCTGCCAAGCGTGAGGGGCTTGAATCGTCGGTTGCTCGTAGCCCCCGGCTCCGCCGGGGGATCGCATCATGGCAGAGATAGCTCGCAAGGCAATCCCCAGGCGGATCCGGGGGCTACCGTTCTTTGGATCGAGTGCAACGGGCCCATACCAGGTACAACGCTCCATGTGTAAGTAGAACAAGTGGAGTGACCAGTAGCCCTCCACAAACAGGGCCGACCCATCCGTGGCCGGTTGCTGCGCTAACAAGTGCGCAGGCCGAGGTGATAGCGACACACGCTAGAGCTGGTGGTACCGCAACCGTCCACGGGATGTCATCCAGCAAGATATCGAATTCGTCGTCATCCTCTTTCCCGGCACTTGGGCGGTCGCCGCCAGGATCTGATTGAGGCGATTGGTAGGGATTCACTTGGCTTGCCACCAAAGATGAGACCAGTCGCGTCAGTTCATGTGCTCGTAGCCCCCGGCTCCGCCGGGGGATCGCATCATGGCAGAGATAGCTCGCAAGGCAATCCCCCGGCAGAGCCGGGGGCTACGAGTCGATCGTGAGGGCGGATCGCCTGTACGGCGCCGAGTAGCTGTCGTGGCGTCAGCATTAACTACCAACCACTAGCCAATCACCACCAACCACCCCCCCACACTACACCGCCACCGGCGCCTTGATGTGCGGGTGCGGGTCGTAGTCGGTGAGCTTGAAGTGCTCGAAGCGGAAGTCGAACAGCGAGTCAACGCTCGGGTCGAGCGTCATGGTGGGCAGCGGGCGGGGATCGCGCTGGAGCTGCGTGCGGGCCTGGTCCAGGTGGTTGTCGTACAGGTGGGCGTCGCCCAGGGTGTGGACGAACTCGCCCGCCTCAAGGCCGGTCACCTGGGCGACCATCATCAACAGGAGCGCGTAGCTGGCGATGTTGAACGGCACGCCCAGGAACACGTCGGCCGAGCGCTGGTAGAGCTGGCAGCTCAGCCGGCCGTCGGCCACGTAGAACTGGTACAGCAGGTGGCAGGGCGGCAGCGCCATCTGGTCCAGCTCGCCCACGTTCCACGCGCTGACGATCAGCCGGCGGCTGTCGGGGTTGCCGCGGATCTGGTCGACCAGCTCGTGCAATTGGTCGACCGTGCGGCCGTCGGGCGCAGCCCAGCTGCGCCACTGCTTGCCGTACACGGGGCCGAGGTCGCCGCTCTCGTCGGCCCACTCGTCCCAGATGCTGACGCCGTGCTCGTTGAGGTAGGCGGTGTTGGTGTCGCCGCGGATGAACCACAGCAGCTCGTGGATGATGCTCCGCAGGTGCAGCTTCTTGGTGGTGACCAGCGGGAACCCCTCGGCCAGGTTAAACCGCATCTGCCGCCCGAACACGCTGCGCGTGCCGGTGCCGGTGCGGTCGCTCTTGGCGGCGCCGTTCTCGAGGATGTCGGAGAGGAGGTCGAGGTATTGCTGCATTGGGGGGGCCGTCGGCTATCGGCGGTTGGCTATCGGCTCGGCTGCCGCCAATGGCTAAGAGCCAACAGCGAACAGCCCGCGTCCGCATCACCCCTTCGCCATCAACTCCTCAACCACCTTGGCCACCATCTGCGGGTCGTCCTGGGCGCGGATGTGGTCGATGCGGTCCTGCTTGAGGCCGCACTTCTCGAGGGCTTTGACGATCATGTCCCACTGCTTCTCGCGCTTCTTGCCCTCGGCCAGGTAGAGCTCGGTAACCAGCTCGCTCAGACGCTGCAGGCCGATGTTCTCGCGGTTGTCGTAGTACCGCTTGATGATGTTCTGCTGGTGCTTGCTGTACTGCCGTTCCATGGCTGCTCTCGGGTGCGGGTAGTCTGCGGGGGAGGTGACGATCGGGCGATGAATTATAGCCGTCCGCGGGGGCCCTGTCAGTGCGGCCGGCCGGGCCTGGCCGGCCCCAGGTTGTTGTCGGCTATCTGGCGCCCGGGGCTGCAGTTCAGCGGATTTCCGAGGGCGTGTGGCTTTCTCCGCCGCCGCCGGTCAGTTAGGCTGGAGCCTGGCCACAGGCGAAATGATGGCGCCCCTAGAAATCCCAATGAAGCAAGTCGTCGCGATCGTGAAGCCGTACCTGGCCGAGCGGATCCTGGAGAGCCTGCGCCGTGCGCCCCTCGAGGCGGTGGTCGTCCGCGAGGTGAAGGGCATGGGCAAGCAGAAGAGCTACCTGGACCAGTACGCGGACTCGGAGTACTCGCTGGCGTTCCTGCCGAAGGTCGAGATCACCCTGTGGGTCGACGACGCCCGCGCCGAGGAGGTGGTCCGCAAAGTGGTGGAGGTCGCCCGCACCGGCCGCATGGGCGACGGCAAGATCATGATCCTGCCGGCCAACCCGGTCGAGATGCCGGTCTGACGCGGCGCCGGCCGCCCCCCGTTCCCACGACCCGTCCCCAGCGATTCAGTCCCCAGCGAACCAGCCAGGCGGTAGCCCACGTTGTCCGTTGCCACGCTCTTGATGCTCGCGGCCGAAGGGGGCGGCGTTCTGGACATCATTTTCGCCGGCGGCGTGACCGGGCTGGCGATCGTGCTGGTGCTGCTGGCGCTGTCGATGGTCGCGCTGGCGCTAGCGGTCGAGCACCTGCTGACCATCCGCCGTGACGTGCTGATGCCGCCCGGCCTGGCGGAGCGGGTCGCTAAGCTGCTCTCGCAGCGCGACCTGCAGGGCGCCGCGGCGGCGTGCGACCAGCAGCCCAGCTTCCTGGCGCACATCATCCGCCACTCGCTGGTCGAGGCCGCCGACGGCTGGCCGGCCATCGAGAAGGCGCTGGAGGGCGCGACCGCCGAGCAGGCCGCGCGGCTGTTCCGCAAGATCGAGTACCTGTCGGTGATCGGCAACATCGCGCCGATGATCGGCCTGCTCGGGACCGTGGTCGGCATGATCTTCGCCTTCCAGGAGGTGGCCGACACCCAGGGCGCCGCCCGCGCCGCCGAGCTGGCCGGCGGCATCTACCAGGCGCTGGTCACAACGGTCGGCGGGCTGCTGGTGGCGATCCCCTCGCTGGCGGCCTTCGCCGTGTTCCGCAACCGCGTGGACGGCCTGGTGAGCGACGCCGCCGCCACCGCGCTGCGGGCGCTGCGGCCGCTGAAGCGGCCCGCGGCCTAGAGCGCACGTCGCGTGTATGTAGCGCCGCTAGTTGTCGCGCGAGAACCCGAACCCCGGCTTGGAGCCCGCCTCTTCCAGCACCCGGTGCTCGGCGCTGTCGTCGCCCGGCGCCGTGAGCTTCTCGAGGGCCTCGGGCATGCTGCGGATGTGCAGGTCGCGTTGCGGGAAGGCGATCTCGATGCCGTGCTTGCGGAACTCGTCGTCCACGGCCAGCATCAGCGAGTGCCGCATCGGCATCATGTGCGATAGGTCCTGCGTGAACACCCTAAGCTCGAAGTTCAGGCTGCTGTCGCCGAAGGTGTCGAACAGCACGAACGGCTCGGGCGTGTCGGCGACGTGCTCGTTCTCGCGGGCGACCTTGTACAGCAGCTCGGTGGCCAGGCGGGTGTCGCTGCCGTACGCGACGCCCACCTTCAGCACGTGCCGCAGCACGCGGCTGGAGAGCGTCCAGTTGATCAGGTTGCCGGTGATGAAGTCGCGGTTAGGGACAATCAATTCCTTGTTGTCCCAGTCCTGCACTGTGGTGGCGCGGATGCGGATCCGGGTCACCACGCCGGACACGTTGCCGATGGTCACGACGTCGCCGGGGCGCACGGGCCGCTCGAACAGCAGGATGATGCCCGACACGAAGTTGGCGAAGATCTCCTGCAGGCCGAAGCCCAGACCGACCGTCATCGCCGCGACCAGCCACTGCACGCTGCTCCAGCTGATTCCCAGCATCCCCACACCGATGACCCCGCCCACCACCACGATCAGGTACCGTGAGACCGAGGTCGCGGCGTAACGGGCGCCGGCGTCCAGCGGCAGCTTCTGGAACAACGCGATCTCCAGCAGGCCCGGCACGTTGCGGCCCGCGAACCAGGTCAGCGTGAACACGCCCAGCGACAGCAGCAGCCCGGCCACGGTGACCTTGGGGTACACGCCCTCCTCGTTGGGGACGCCGCTCTGCCAGAGGCCGAAGGTGTCGGGGTCGTTCAGGGCGTTGAGCGCCGGCAGCACATCGCCCCAGGCCAGCACCATGGCGCCGATGATGCACGCCGTGACGCCCACGCCCACCAGGCTGCGCGCCTGCTGATTGATGTCGCTGAGGCTGATCTCCGGCTCGACCTCAATGGCCGCCGCCTCGGTGGGGGCGTTCTCCTGCGCCTCGAGCATCGCCTTGCGTTTCTCGCGGGCGCGCTGCATCGCGACCCGCCGGTAGGCGACCAGCAGCCACCTCATCAAGAACGCCCTGACCGCCAGGCAGATGAACACCACGCCGGCCGAAAACAGGATGCGGCGGGTGAGCTGGATGGCGGTGAAGTGCATCCCCAGCCCAGACGCGACCGCGAGCCCCAGCGCGGACGCCACGGAAAGCGGGCCCAGCAGCCGGACCAGGCGGGTCACCCAGGGCTTGTCGCCGCGGGCGGCCAGCGAATTGATCAGCGGGCCGTGCGGGCGGAAGAAGAGGAACCCGATGCCCCCCATCACCAGCAGCGCCAGGATGAGCGAGAGCCGCCCGATCGAGTTGATCGCCGCGCCGTCCCGCGTGACCTCCACGCCCACCGCGATCGCCATCAGCGGCAGCGCAACGACCTGCATCACGCGGGCCGCCCGCCGCAGCGAGACCAGCCCCTTGCGCTCCCACCCGAAGTGGTCCGGCCCCAGGCCGCCCGATCGGCAGGAGTGCCGCAGCAGGTTGAGGATCAGGTACTGCCGCGCGAACAGGCTGAGCGCCACGCCGGTGGCGTACGGGAGCACGTTGGTCGACACGCCCAGACGCCAGCCGAGGAAGCCGATCAGCAGCGGCGTGGGGGACGCCAGCACAATGGTGGCGAGCAGCGCCATGACCGTGGGCCGGAACGAGGTGGCGGCCGGCTTCGAGGCCTGCTCGCCGGCGTCGTACATGATCTTCTTGGCCCGGCGGCGCCACAGCAGCAGGAGCAGCGTGACCATGACCGGCAGCAGCCACAGCTCGACGTGCAACTTCGCGTCCTCGAGCACGTACTCGCCCAGCAGCCGCAGGTCGGCCAGCCGCGCGTCGTAGTTGGTCCAGAAGTCCCGCGTGAACGCCAGGTCCCGCGCCGACAGCCGGGGCGCGCTGGGGACCCAGAACACCCGCTCCGTCAGGAAGTCGGACAGCGCCTGGGTCTGGTCCACGATGATCGCCTCGGACGTGTTCAGCTTGCCGAGCTCGGTCAGGTACGAGTTGGTGTGGGCGACCAGTTCCTTGAGGGTCTCGTCGCGGTCCTCGATCACCTCGCGGAGCTCGTCTTCGATCTCGGGAGAGACCTGCTCCTCGGTGTCTGCCTCATACGTGGCGACCGCCTCGGACAGCTTCTTGTCAGTGGTCTTGGCGAGCTCGGCCTTCCAGTCGTACACCTGCATGCGCAGGTCGGTGACGCGGGCGGCCCGCTTCCGCTGCCGCTCGCGGATCTGCGTGAGGTTGGGCAGCTGGTCCTGCGCGCCGCGGAGGATGGTCCCGATCGTGGGCGACCCCCGCAGCTGCTCGTCGAGGCTGATCGCGTTCTCGAGCTTGTCCTTGGCTTCGTCGGCCTCGTTGGCGGTCCGCTTGACCTGCTCTTCCAGGCGGGACTTCTTCTGCACCAGCTCGGAGTACTGCTCCGCCAGCTCCACGTTGCGTTGGGCCTCGGCCTTGACCGCCGGGTGGGCGAACACCACCGCCCGCTTGGCCTCCGAGGCCTTCTTGTCGGCGTCAATCTGCTGCTGCCTGGCCAGCCGCGCCGCGACCTCCGCTTCCCACTCCTCCGCGGCTTTGAGCTCCTTGGCGAGCCGCTCCTGCCGCGCGTTCCGCGAGCGGGAGATGATCTCGAACGTGTTGCCCT
This portion of the Posidoniimonas corsicana genome encodes:
- a CDS encoding mechanosensitive ion channel domain-containing protein, with translation MDRTLIRHLRQLLLLLLVGLAVPAGVHAQEPVADPAQLTPAALTQQINDLRKLATDAAADQLDEQTRKQVLEVCDKAASQLAKAKEANEEMARLKAEVEGASAPPTNQPQAGQPAPQRKRLEGLDLAELQVEQSNAAQAVTSAKEKLDLAAAEIKQSAARRLELPDAMVQARQKITKAEEALQGDYSADHPLLAQAKRLNQQAAILLARAEIQLMELKGNTFEIISRSRNARQERLAKELKAAEEWEAEVAARLARQQQIDADKKASEAKRAVVFAHPAVKAEAQRNVELAEQYSELVQKKSRLEEQVKRTANEADEAKDKLENAISLDEQLRGSPTIGTILRGAQDQLPNLTQIRERQRKRAARVTDLRMQVYDWKAELAKTTDKKLSEAVATYEADTEEQVSPEIEDELREVIEDRDETLKELVAHTNSYLTELGKLNTSEAIIVDQTQALSDFLTERVFWVPSAPRLSARDLAFTRDFWTNYDARLADLRLLGEYVLEDAKLHVELWLLPVMVTLLLLLWRRRAKKIMYDAGEQASKPAATSFRPTVMALLATIVLASPTPLLIGFLGWRLGVSTNVLPYATGVALSLFARQYLILNLLRHSCRSGGLGPDHFGWERKGLVSLRRAARVMQVVALPLMAIAVGVEVTRDGAAINSIGRLSLILALLVMGGIGFLFFRPHGPLINSLAARGDKPWVTRLVRLLGPLSVASALGLAVASGLGMHFTAIQLTRRILFSAGVVFICLAVRAFLMRWLLVAYRRVAMQRAREKRKAMLEAQENAPTEAAAIEVEPEISLSDINQQARSLVGVGVTACIIGAMVLAWGDVLPALNALNDPDTFGLWQSGVPNEEGVYPKVTVAGLLLSLGVFTLTWFAGRNVPGLLEIALFQKLPLDAGARYAATSVSRYLIVVVGGVIGVGMLGISWSSVQWLVAAMTVGLGFGLQEIFANFVSGIILLFERPVRPGDVVTIGNVSGVVTRIRIRATTVQDWDNKELIVPNRDFITGNLINWTLSSRVLRHVLKVGVAYGSDTRLATELLYKVARENEHVADTPEPFVLFDTFGDSSLNFELRVFTQDLSHMMPMRHSLMLAVDDEFRKHGIEIAFPQRDLHIRSMPEALEKLTAPGDDSAEHRVLEEAGSKPGFGFSRDN
- a CDS encoding P-II family nitrogen regulator, translated to MKQVVAIVKPYLAERILESLRRAPLEAVVVREVKGMGKQKSYLDQYADSEYSLAFLPKVEITLWVDDARAEEVVRKVVEVARTGRMGDGKIMILPANPVEMPV
- a CDS encoding MotA/TolQ/ExbB proton channel family protein, with the protein product MSVATLLMLAAEGGGVLDIIFAGGVTGLAIVLVLLALSMVALALAVEHLLTIRRDVLMPPGLAERVAKLLSQRDLQGAAAACDQQPSFLAHIIRHSLVEAADGWPAIEKALEGATAEQAARLFRKIEYLSVIGNIAPMIGLLGTVVGMIFAFQEVADTQGAARAAELAGGIYQALVTTVGGLLVAIPSLAAFAVFRNRVDGLVSDAAATALRALRPLKRPAA
- a CDS encoding thymidylate synthase; this translates as MQQYLDLLSDILENGAAKSDRTGTGTRSVFGRQMRFNLAEGFPLVTTKKLHLRSIIHELLWFIRGDTNTAYLNEHGVSIWDEWADESGDLGPVYGKQWRSWAAPDGRTVDQLHELVDQIRGNPDSRRLIVSAWNVGELDQMALPPCHLLYQFYVADGRLSCQLYQRSADVFLGVPFNIASYALLLMMVAQVTGLEAGEFVHTLGDAHLYDNHLDQARTQLQRDPRPLPTMTLDPSVDSLFDFRFEHFKLTDYDPHPHIKAPVAV
- a CDS encoding dihydrofolate reductase; this translates as MKLSIITAASENNVIGQDGGLPWRLPADLKWFRGHTIGHCIIQGRKTYESHDRPLPGRTSIVLTSSPDEVSVPDDLKPGTQVLTATSLDDAIQTAHRIGGPTDQVFIGGGSRVYADALPRVDRIYLTRVHATIEDGHAHFPEVDWSRFELTEKVDHPADEKHEHSFTFEVWDRK